TGAATTTTAATGATGAGTATGCAGGCATTTTATGCGGCATTATATTACTTGTTTTGATTATTCCTGCTGTTATTAACCAACAGATAAAGGGTATCTCTGCTAATATGAACCTGCTTACTACTATGTTATTAGGCGGATTTTGGCATGGTGCAAGTTTCAACTTTTTAATCTGGGGAGCCTTGCATGGACTTGCCTTGGCCCTGCATAAAATTTGGATGCTGATTACTAATGGGTGGATGGATGGTATAAAAAGTAGAACGGTGTACACCGTGTTAGCTACTATTTGTACATTCCATTTCTTGTGTTTTTGTTGGATATTCTTTAAAGCACCTGATTACGATGACGCCATTGTGATGATAGAAAAGATTAGTCACGATATTGACTTTAACGTATGGAAAGCTTTTATTGATAACTACATCAGTGTAGTAGCTATGATGGCATTTGCGCTTATTATTCATTTTATTCCGGATGATTTGGCCGATAATGTAATAGAAAGGTTGGGAAGATTGCCACTTATTGCTTATTTAGTTGTGTTTTTTTGCTTTCTACTTTTATACGGTGTGTTTAAATCAGCCAAGCCGGTAATGCCTATCTATCTGCAGTTTTAGCTAGATGAGCGTCAACGATATGCTGATTATCTAGATATCGGTTGTAACCGTTTGCCAGTGCGTCAAACAGTAATGCTCCTTGTATACTGTAGGCCTTCTGTTGGTAATGGATTTTATCCGTTTGAAGAAGGTTATTTTTTAACCATTCGTTGGATGACCCCACTCCTCCGGTAATTTCATATAAATCCCATAAAGGAATTCCAAGGCGGCCACTATAGTATCGAAGTGCTAAATTAAGACGTTCTATCATAGGATTTCTGGTTCCTTTTTTAAACGATTCGGCTGTTGTAGTTAACAGTACGGCTGCATTTGGATTGATCGTTTTTATCTTGGCTATCGTTTCGGCAACATGATTAATATACACCTCCTCTGTCATATCATTATAAAAAGCTTCATTGGTGCCCATTGATAGTATGTATAAATCAGCTTGCAGTTTCGGTAACTGTTTCCAGAACAGTGGTTCCTTATTATATTGCTCATAACGAGCCCCGTTTACACCGATCGTATGTAGTAGAACACCAGGCACATTTTTTTTCTCCAAAGAAGCTCCAAAAAAATAAGCTTTTGTTTTTTCAGCACTAATGGTGACTTCATTGACGGAGGAGCCCAAGTTAAATTCCCTTGTCTCAAAATCGCCGTCGGCCACTGTGGTAGTCTGACCAATCGCGGATTTGCCGTTTATTGTCGATAGCTGCCAAGGACCTTTACTTACAAATAGTTTAACGTGATCAAAGGATTGTTGTTGGGCACTAACATCTGGTTTAAGTGTTAAGTGCAATTCGTTCCTTCCATAGAGGCCACTGAGTGAGAAACCTGTTAGACCGGCACTAAAGGGCGATCGTGCTTGGCTAATTTTAGTATTTTGCCAGCGCGTGCTAGCGACGCTTTTTATATCTAGTGGCCCGTTGGTGCGAGCAACTTGATAGGGAAAAACAAGCCCTCTGCCCGCATTGCCAAAAAAATCCTGTAAACCTGTACGCACCTCTCTAGAAATGAGATCAGGCTGTATATGCGAATCGCCTATCTGTACGACAGATACTCTTTGGATATCGCCATTTCTTAGCTCAAACAATTTTTGATAAAATGATGCCAGTCCTTCCACATTATTGATAGTGTCAATTAACGGATCAATAAAAGCATAGGTGCTATTATAACGAAGTGAAGCTATTCTGAATTTTTTTTTTTCGCTACTATATTTGGTATTGGGTGCTTTGGTTAATGTTTTTCCGACATATAATGCACCGGAAGAAATGGATAGAAGGTATAAGAGTAATACGTAATTCATTGATATTTCTTCACATTTTCTTTATACCATAACGATCTATTGAAATATTTGGTATGTCCTATTTAAGGCTTGCTGCCATTTTTAATAATTCGGTCACAAATATATATAAAATATCACAATTTGTTGATATACAAAATATTGAAAGGAGTAGTGTGGTAGTCGGGTCAAAGTTTTTGAGGAGCTAATACATATTTTCCTAGAAATTATGTGGAAATATAGATGATTGATAATCTAATAAGTAAAAACGAATATTAACCTCTAATACCCCATTATTATGTTAAACGCAAAATTAAGTATTTACACAAACGTTTGGTTAGATCTTGTTTTTAATAACCGAAATAAAGCATACGGGGCATTTATAATACGTAAAAAGGCTAATGAGGACTTGACAAGAGCGTTATTTTTTGGAACACTAGTATTTATATCTGGTATAGTACTACCGATGATAATAACTCGTCAAATTGAAAGAGATCTACCTACAGTACCTGCTGATGAGAATACTGTTGTGCTGGAAGATGTTCAACTGCTAACGAAAAAAGAAAACATTCAATTATTACCGATAAGTGCTGACGCTGGCGCCAGAGTGAAAGAGGATAAAGTCAGGTTTTTACAGCCTAAGGTCGTTTCTCAACAATTAATAGTTGATGAAATGCCAAACCTAGAAAAGTTAAAAAATGCGTCACCAGCTCCTCAGAGTGTTGTTGGGGATCCGACAGCTCATATATATGTTGACGACACGAAAGCAGGAGCAACCGACCATTTAGGTGCAGTAACTGAAAGTACCGATGAAACGGATTTGTTTATATCGGTTGAAGTAGACCCTTTGTTTCCCGGAGGGATGAAGGCTTTTGCTAATTATGTAGCTAAAAACTATCGCTTCCCAAGCCAAGCAAAAGAGCGAGCTCTAAAAGGTCGTGTTATATTGAGCTTCGTTGTAGAAAGAGACGGATCCTTAACTCATATAAAAATATTGCGTGATCTAGGATGGGGGACAGGTGAAGAGGCGGTTAGACTACTGCAATCGTCACCAAAATGGAAGCCAGGTATACAAAATGGACGAGCTGTTCGGGTAAGCTATAGTTTGCCAATAGATTTACAATTACAATAATAGAAAAATGGATGATAAAACGCCTATATATGGAAATATAATAATTTTTTTAAAGCGTAAGTTAAATATTTATTTAGTTATACAGCGCATTCCTCGATATTGTTTAATTTTGGCGTGCGTTGTTTTCTTCGCCATAATGATACTGAAAGCATGAGGACATTATTAATTTTACTTTTGAATGGTTGCTTTTTAGTGCTTGCAACCGTTGATAGTCGCGCGCAAGGTTTTGCTGAAGAGATTATATGTTACCGGGAGAGCTATAAACAAGCTTTTGTTGAGGAAGCGAATAGTCCGTTAGAGGAATCAGACTTAGATGACCTTCGGTTTTACGAACCGGATAGCACATATAAAATAAAGGCCTATGTCACGTTTATTCATGATCCCGAGCCTTTTATAATTCCTACATATAGTGGTGTAGACAAAAAGTATTTGAGATTTGCTGCTTTAAATTTCAAGCTACATGATGAGGAGATAGAACTCACACTCTTTAAGAGTCTGGGTTTGTCAGACCCTATATACGCTGATTACTTGTTTTTGCCGTTCACTGACGCCACGAATGATGTTACGACCTATGGTGGCGGTCGTTATCTAGATCTGAAAAGAAGTGATATCAAGGGGAATGAAATTATCATAGATTTTAATAAATCATATAATCCTTATTGTGCCTATAGTGCTGGATATAATTGTCCGATTCCACCACCGGAAAATGCGCTGAATATTTCAGTAGAAGCAGGAGAAAAAAAATTTGAAGGGAAATATAAAGGTGAGCGGAGAGTTAAGTAATAAGGGTGTCCAAATAGATATGCATCACCAGTTATATCTGCTAGAGAAATTGGTTTAGATCACCCTTACCTTGCCTGAGTATTTCGAAATCTCCCGAGGTACAATCAACAACCGTGGAAGCCTCATTATCTCCGTAACCACCGTCAATAACGATATTCACTTGCTGTTCAAATTTTTCATGAATAAGCTCGGGGTCTGTTGAGTATTCTAAAATTTCATCTTCATCATGTATGGAAGCAGAGACAATTGGGTTACCTAGCTGTTTAACAATTTCTCTTGCTATACTATTGTTAGGCACCCGGATACCAACGGTTTTTTTATTGGAACTCATAAGTTTAGGGACTTGGTTGCTTGCATTGAAAATATAAGTAAAAGGTCCAGGGAGCGACTTTTTAAGCAATCTAAAGGTGGCGGTATCTATAGGTTTTGTATATTGAGCAATATCGGTAAGGTCGTAGCAGATAAAGGAAAGGTTTGCTTTTTCTGGTTTTAGCCCACGTATTTTACATAAATTTTCAATGGCTTTATGATTGGTAATATCGCAACCGATACCATATACCGTGTCTGTTGGGTAAATAATAATGCCACCCTTTCTTAGCACGTTGACCACTTGCTCGATGGCACGTTCGTTAGGGTTTTCTGGATATATCTTTAACAGCATAATGTTAATTATAATGATGACGGATGCTTATGACATTACGTATAACCTTCAATGACAGAAAAGGTTTTATAACAGTAAGTAATCTATCAAGAAGTAAATGGGGATAGCCACCTTTAATAAGTTACTCACTGTTTGATGGATTAGAATGCGGCACTTTTTGGTGTTCTAGGGAAGGGGATAACATCTCTAATGTTAGTCATTCCCGTAACAAATAAAACTAATCTTTCAAAACCTAGACCAAATCCAGCATGTGGGGCTGAACCAAATCTCCGTGTATCTAAAAACCAACTCATTTCATCTACAGGGATATGCATTTCTTCCATTCTCGCGATCAGCCGATCATACCGCTCTTCACGTTGCGATCCTCCCACTATTTCGCCAATGCCTGGGAAAAGTATATCCATAGCCCTTACCGTCTTTCTACCATATTCGTCTGGTTCATTCATACGCATATAAAAAGCTTTGATGTTGGCCGGATAATCTGTTAAGATTACCGGTTTCTTAAAGTGCTTTTCAACTAGGTATCTTTCATGTTCCGATTGCAAATCAGTGCCCCATTCATCAATTACATATTTAAATTGCTTTTTCTGATTTGGTTTCGAACGCTTCAATATTTCAATGGCCTCTGAATAGGTTATCCTTTCAAAGTCATGTTCTAGGCAGAAGTTTAATTTGTCAATCAAATCCAATGCAGAACGCTCGTTTTGCGGTTTTGATTTCTCTTCTTCTGTCAATCGATTTTTAAGAAATTCAATCTCTTCACTACAGTTATCAAGTGCGTAACGGATGACATATTTTAATAGCTCTTCAGCTAAATCCATATTGTCGTGAAGATC
This Olivibacter sp. SDN3 DNA region includes the following protein-coding sequences:
- a CDS encoding GDSL-type esterase/lipase family protein; the encoded protein is MNYVLLLYLLSISSGALYVGKTLTKAPNTKYSSEKKKFRIASLRYNSTYAFIDPLIDTINNVEGLASFYQKLFELRNGDIQRVSVVQIGDSHIQPDLISREVRTGLQDFFGNAGRGLVFPYQVARTNGPLDIKSVASTRWQNTKISQARSPFSAGLTGFSLSGLYGRNELHLTLKPDVSAQQQSFDHVKLFVSKGPWQLSTINGKSAIGQTTTVADGDFETREFNLGSSVNEVTISAEKTKAYFFGASLEKKNVPGVLLHTIGVNGARYEQYNKEPLFWKQLPKLQADLYILSMGTNEAFYNDMTEEVYINHVAETIAKIKTINPNAAVLLTTTAESFKKGTRNPMIERLNLALRYYSGRLGIPLWDLYEITGGVGSSNEWLKNNLLQTDKIHYQQKAYSIQGALLFDALANGYNRYLDNQHIVDAHLAKTADR
- a CDS encoding energy transducer TonB — its product is MLNAKLSIYTNVWLDLVFNNRNKAYGAFIIRKKANEDLTRALFFGTLVFISGIVLPMIITRQIERDLPTVPADENTVVLEDVQLLTKKENIQLLPISADAGARVKEDKVRFLQPKVVSQQLIVDEMPNLEKLKNASPAPQSVVGDPTAHIYVDDTKAGATDHLGAVTESTDETDLFISVEVDPLFPGGMKAFANYVAKNYRFPSQAKERALKGRVILSFVVERDGSLTHIKILRDLGWGTGEEAVRLLQSSPKWKPGIQNGRAVRVSYSLPIDLQLQ
- a CDS encoding DUF1684 domain-containing protein, which codes for MRTLLILLLNGCFLVLATVDSRAQGFAEEIICYRESYKQAFVEEANSPLEESDLDDLRFYEPDSTYKIKAYVTFIHDPEPFIIPTYSGVDKKYLRFAALNFKLHDEEIELTLFKSLGLSDPIYADYLFLPFTDATNDVTTYGGGRYLDLKRSDIKGNEIIIDFNKSYNPYCAYSAGYNCPIPPPENALNISVEAGEKKFEGKYKGERRVK
- a CDS encoding L-threonylcarbamoyladenylate synthase — its product is MLLKIYPENPNERAIEQVVNVLRKGGIIIYPTDTVYGIGCDITNHKAIENLCKIRGLKPEKANLSFICYDLTDIAQYTKPIDTATFRLLKKSLPGPFTYIFNASNQVPKLMSSNKKTVGIRVPNNSIAREIVKQLGNPIVSASIHDEDEILEYSTDPELIHEKFEQQVNIVIDGGYGDNEASTVVDCTSGDFEILRQGKGDLNQFL